A genomic segment from Montipora foliosa isolate CH-2021 chromosome 9, ASM3666993v2, whole genome shotgun sequence encodes:
- the LOC137969569 gene encoding activating transcription factor 7-interacting protein 1-like, whose amino-acid sequence MDHIEGSVKRRKLEDGVSSTTENHVTNGHPGSGGSVATPSRAQSHLQFNHSMFERLRKITKDCRKNFQPTPKLKGSKLPLAKGRGNEDSSEENKSTAASAGGSDFVISSAGSSPAHSPQPMDFEILSTPPRPSRPKPADVEVLSTSPRTSKLEPKNFEVPATPLRTSTAKVTIENGAVNFELAHNSTEDGDKILNRNKERLEEGSSKRTLPNGVYTDTRILEQNTTSVEVLEEGDQTNLGSGYSSKPGDAVNGKVNSLATRKDVSQVSVPNAIPRTNSVEGTGGLNLNSEDFREMIKKMIEERMKQIQRSMGRENAEKLTLLEQENNALRDHANKLEASLKKLTESEARKERVTRSVQTQDINLYSDLCPKTSGPAPLQITVAVTRPSSMGLVLDTTPTPRLTSTVAPLPGHTVPSRLENTPVGYQHASQRPQLSQKEPLRPRIPSMPSMSPRTQQAGGNYAPNYDPGPTGRSVPGQLTGLRGASPANFSSQGVPRINNALTAQPVVRMQGPVVSPGDPRSNTTPSSRPLPTVTVHPQTQTPPSVSSMRVQQEPSAYGYPAQNVFNNGQPRPRFTVNPQMRLQRPPHPQGVPQQISPGPRTPVFQRSPTQPASSTQRIMQQPIRMEQQKTQLPRPSAPIRANPPVQRQTGIQRRPQQHNAVTHYQQLPTPQRQGTPTQPSANYGTAAIRGPQPTPAGIPQQLPGTPIVQTKEAPPKPTVSIAVVTSGIVLSWNMALEDRHATIMNYQLFALQDGGTVENAHQWKKIGVVKALPLPMACTLTQFLPGNKYHFAVRATDETGRLGPFSDPCTITLK is encoded by the exons ATGGATCACATAGAAGGATCAGTAAAAAGACG GAAACTTGAAGACGGAGTCAGCTCTACCA CTGAGAACCACGTGACAAATGGACATCCGGGAAGCGGAGGAAGCGTTGCCACCCCTTCCCGAGCCCAGTCCCATCTGCAGTTTAACCATTCCATGTTTGAACGGCTTCGCAAAATTACAAAAGATTGTCGAAAGAACTTCCAGCCGACACCCAAACTGAAGGGGAGCAAATTACCGCTTGCCAAAGGAAGAGGTAATGAAGACAGCTCGGAGGAAAACAAGTCGACTGCAGCATCTGCCGGTGGCTCAGATTTTGTCATATCCTCGGCTGGCTCATCGCCGGCACATTCTCCACAGCCGATGGATTTCGAAATTTTGTCCACTCCTCCGCGGCCAAGTAGACCAAAGCCAGCGGATGTAGAAGTGTTAAGCACGTCCCCGCGAACTAGTAAACTTGAACCAAAGAATTTTGAAGTCCCAGCCACACCTCTGCGGACGAGTACAGCAAAGGTAACTATTGAGAATGGGGCCGTTAATTTTGAGCTCGCGCACAACTCGACTGAGGATGGCGATAAAATATTGAACAGAAACAAGGAACGACTTGAAGAGGGTTCTTCAAAGAGAACGTTGCCGAATGGTGTCTATACAGACACGCGAATTTTGGAGCAGAACACTACTTCTGTGGAAGTTCTTGAGGAAGGTGATCAAACCAATTTGGGATCGGGTTACTCTTCTAAGCCGGGCGATGCAGTCAATGGAAAGGTCAACTCCCTGGCAACAAGGAAAGACGTGTCTCAAGTTTCTGTCCCTAATGCGATACCCAGGACAAATTCTGTTGAGGGAACTGGTGGGTTAAACCTCAATTCAGAAGACTTCCGAGAA ATGATCAAGAAAATGATTGAAGAGAGAATGAAGCAAATCCAGCGTTCGATGGGTCgcgaaaatgcagaaaaattaACTCTGCTCGAGCAAGAAAATAACGCTCTAAGAGACCACGCGAACAAGTTAGAGGCATCTCTAAAAAAACTTACCGAGAGTGAAGCAAGAAAGGAAAGGGTAACGCGTTCAGTTCAGACTCAAGATATTAACCTG tatAGCGATCTGTGTCCAAAGACAAGTGGGCCAGCTCCTCTCCAAATCACTGTGGCAGTTACTCGACCCTCTTCCATGGGACTCGTCCTTGACACTACACCTACACCACGACTTACCTCCACTGTAGCACCTCTACCAGGTCATACTGTGCCCTCACGCCTCGAAAATACTCCAGTTGGCTATCAACACGCAAGTCAAAGACCGCAGTTATCGCAAAAGGAGCCTCTGCGACCACGAATTCCATCTATGCCCAGTATGTCACCTCGTACACAACAAGCAGGCGGTAATTACGCTCCCAATTATGATCCTGGACCAACAGGGAGATCGGTCCCCGGTCAGCTTACAGGGCTGCGCGGTGCATCACCGGCAAATTTCTCCTCGCAAGGCGTCCCTCGGATTAATAATGCACTCACTGCTCAACCCGTTGTGAGGATGCAAGGACCTGTTGTTAGTCCAGGGGATCCTCGGAGTAATACAACTCCTTCTAGCCGGCCGTTACCCACTGTGACAGTACACCCTCAGACTCAGACTCCACCCAGCGTTTCTTCTATGAGGGTTCAGCAAGAGCCCTCTGCGTACGGATACCCTGCTCAAAACGTCTTTAATAATGGACAACCGCGACCGAGATTCACTGTAAACCCTCAGATGAGACTGCAAAGACCACCCCATCCTCAGGGTGTGCCTCAACAGATCTCACCTGGACCAAGGACTCCAGTATTTCAGCGGTCTCCAACGCAACCAGCGTCATCAACACAGCGCATCATGCAACAGCCGATACGTATGGAGCAACAGAAAACTCAACTTCCTCGCCCCTCGGCGCCGATAAGAGCGAATCCTCCAGTGCAGAGACAAACTGGAATTCAACGACGACCTCAGCAGCACAATGCAGTGACCCATTACCAGCAGCTACCCACACCCCAGCGGCAAGGAACTCCCACTCAACCTTCAGCTAACTACGGGACAGCAGCAATAAGAGGCCCTCAGCCCACACCTGCAGGGATCCCACAGCAGTTACCTGGAACACCCATAGTACAGACTAAGGAAGCTCCTCCGAAACCCACCGTGTCTATTGCAGTGGTGACGAGTGGCATTGTTTTGTCGTGGAACATGGCCTTGGAGGACAGACATGCGACTATTATGAACTATCAGTTGTTTGCGCTGCAAGATGGCGGCACCGTCGAAAACGCGCATCAGTGGAAAAAAATAGGGGTTGTCAAAGCGTTGCCCCTTCCCATGGCCTGCACATTGACCCAGTTTTTACCCggaaataaatatcattttgcCGTACGTGCTACCGATGAAACGGGAAGACTTGGTCCATTTAGTGACCCTTGCACTATCACTCTTAAATAA